The DNA sequence TCTTGCATAACTAAGGTCAaggttttatttatattttttttggtgCCACCATTTTTCACATAGGTGGTGGGATCACCcaacaaatttatttttcttttttaagtaaaTACCGAATTCAAATTCAAAACTTTACAATAATATGTCCAAGTCTTTCTTCATCATTACAACCACTAATATTAACTTGGCAAACCATTATACAtacaggaataaaaaaattaatatatttttatatttatattattgatatattttagtggataataaatatattattgcaCAAATAATAAATCTAAGGTTCAAGTacatatttgaatattttttatattatttactatGATGTAAATTGTTTTTAGTTAAAACATACGTATCcttgcaaaaatatatatatatatatatacatatatatatatatatatatatatatatatatatatagtttttgcaaggatatgtgtgtgtgtgtatatatatatatatatatatatatatatatatatatatgtagagagagagagagagagagagagagagagagagagagagagagagaattagtTCAATTATAACGTCCGTTATAAGGGGCATATAAAAAGGTAAAAATATCTCTCATCGTCTTGCCCATCAATTGATATAAATGCTGTGATTTGAATCCTTGACACCGTCCATGGCAAAACGTTTACCAAAGTCAAACAGTTGGTGGTGGTAAAAGGGAAACCCATTAAAGAGTCACAGCCGCGTAAGGGCGCAGTCCAAGTCACGGAAGCGGAGGAAGTACGCTCTGTAGACTTAGCCATGCAGCTGCGTCGGCGCTCCATATATCGAGCTCTCCCTCTTCCACCCTTTGCCTCAACACCCACACACACCCAACCCTCGCAGGCCTTCGCATCGTCTACCGGTATATCGACCATGGCGACCACGGTGGTGACGAGGCAGCTGTTGCTGTTTCTGCTGCTGGCGTCGAGCTTGCAGCCTCTGATAGCAGTGAGGCCGGTGGAAGGAGACTGGTGGCGCAAGCGCGGTGGCCTCTTGCTCGAGTCGCTGCCGCAAGGGCCGGTGACGCACTCGAGCCCCTCCCGTTGCACTCATGACCCCAACATCCACGCCGGCGGATCCTGTCCGTGAATCGATAAGACGAAGGCCGACGGTAGCTGCTGCCAGCGCTGAGGGAAAGATAGAGAGCAATGAGATGATGAACGTAGACTAATTAATTAATTGGgctatttcttttattttattttcctttcTTGTTGGCAGTTATATTTGCTAATTCATGAATATGCTCATTTCCAAtaaaattttgattctttttttttaatttcttattgaTGACATGGAAtgatatatgataaaatattatgataatacattctcaaacaatttatgattatatgattaattataaatttgaatGATTGATTTGATTGAATAATCTGTGTGTATGATcgagaaaattctttttctcaaaATTTGTATAAATACATGTCACCTTAATGAATAAACACTTTCCTTTTCCTAACAAGTCCAAACTTTTTTTTTAAGTGCCACAAATTTCCTTGCAAATGAATGGAAAAAACAAGCTAGAGAGAGAGATACTAATTAGAAATACTTCCAAATATTTGCCAAGGTGAGGgtaaagaaggaaagaacatgtcAGACAAAATTAGCAACAGAGATTGTCTTGAAAGTACTAATAAGTGATTTGATGAAACTCTCTAAaacaatttatttattaaataccattttttttcccattttattTTCTATCTTAAGTTTCCCACCATGATAGTTGATATCATTTTTTCAGATAATACCACTATGACCAAATTGTCAACTCCAGAATACATATGTTATGTATTCAACATATTACTAATCTTTAATATTATAATGAGTTTCCAAAGGATATTAATGTAAACTGGTACTCATTTTGTAGAAGTATGCAACAGAATGACCATTGATTGGTACTCATTGTGATAGTTGAGGTCATTTTTTCAGATAATACAACTATGACCAAATTGTCAACTTCAGAATGCATATATTATGTATACAACATATTACTAATCTTTAATATCATAATGAGCTTCTAAAGGATATTAATGTAAAATGGTACTCAATTTGTAGAAGTATACATCAGAATAACCATTGATTGGTACTCATCTCATGTTCCATTCTTCAGATGATTACCACAGCTACACTTCTTATCTTTACAATATGCTACCTCTTATGTTATCACCAACCTGCCTCATCTCTTGGTTTACATTGCATATCATGCTCATCCTCTATTTCCTGTGGAGTTACAAGCAATGCCTAAGAGCAGCTCCAAGCAAATTGCTGGCACCTGATAATTTGACAGCTGATATCGTGACGATCAACATTGTCAGGCCACAAAGTCATGCAACAGTTGTGATGAAGCAAATCGGTGCGGTCGGTCTCCCAAATTAACACAATCATACTCAGCTGTATCAGCTCCAATGGCAGCAGCTGCACTGTAGATGTCTCCCCCTTGCATCCCAACGAAGCTCTGCTGACTGCCAGATCCAGGAAGACCACCGTCACAGTGCTGTAGTCCCAGTGTCAGTGACaccccaccaccaccgccacagcCCAAATCAGCATAAGCCATGAACCTCCCAGTTCCATCTATATGCGCAAGAGCATCTTGCACATAGCTACACTCTTCTGTGGTTGATCGCATCTTAAGGTTCATATGGTAGTCTTTTGCACCAGCCCCTGCCATATCCATTCCTGGCATGATGTTGGATCTTGATAAGTCACTAAGTTGGTTTACTTGGCATCTTTCAGTGGCAGTGTTTTGTGAGTTTTCTCCATTCCCAGTGGAATGAACACCATCCTGATCTTTAGGTGGGTTCTCCAAAGAAGAGTCAATCTCGAGGTCACCAGTCTCCTCTTTGTACATGTCCTCAATCATGGGCTTCCAAAGACGAACTCGTGCATTTATGAACCAGTTGGAAACCTGATCAGAAGGATGCAAAATTAGAGAGATTCCAAGAATAATAGAAGTGAAAATTTTTCGGTATTACAGAAGCAATAGCAGGGATGAGTCTTAATTTTTTCCTACACACTCATGTGAACAACAGCCTAGGATTTATAGGAACCAAGCCATCATAATGATTGATGGTACCCAAATGTTTGTCAATGTTAAATGTGTCATGCAGTTGACTTTTAACAAATCTAATTATGATCCATCAAGGACAACTAGATGCAGAAGTAATCAAGACTTGGGGATCCTATAAAGCATTTGACTGTTACAATACAGTGTGAGGCCAAGAAGTCAAGAATCATTGTGAGACCATAAACCTGAAAGGAGGTAAACATGGAATATAACTCCTAGAAAAGAAAGTTCCAAGGTACTCCAATATTTGCCAATAAAAACTACCTTATGAGGCATGTTACAACATATAAAGAATCATAAACATTGTAGCCTTGAAGATAAAGATGAATGAGCACACCTGACTCCTTGTCAAGCCTGTCTGTCTCGCAAGCATTAGCTTTTCAGAATCATTCGGGTAACTGAAAGTCATCAAGCACAAAATAGTTAACATGAAAAGATATCTGCCATGATGTAACAAAGTACCAGGAGAAAGAGATTAGGTAGATGGAGTTTACGGGTGAAGGAAGTGCTCAAACAACCAAGCACGAAGGATTGAGACAGATGACTCGGGCAACCCCCTCTGTGGCCTCCAAGCGTGTTGCTGCATCATACCAAACTGCTGCAACGCTCTCTGTTGCCTCAGCTGCTGATCTATATAGCGAAGGCGAGACATTCCAACACCCTTGCTACCTGAGTTACCTTCCTCTCCAAGACTTTTCCTGGTAACTAAAATTTCTCTACTGATGGCATCTCTCAAGCAGCGGAAATGCCCAGAAATTGTTTGGAGGGAGAGTGCCGTGTAAGGTTTAGCAGCCCCGAAACCGGCTACTACATCAAAAGATGACACTACTATCTGCATCTGGTGGTAATACTGTTTATATCTTCTATCAATCTGCAATTGAAATGAAAACATAAGAAACTGAATCAAATATGAAAGCAATAGAGTTTGAATACTAATCTATATCAGTTAATGACATAATGTTGTCCTTGGTTTCTCACAGAATTTAGCTGTGAACTTTTTTTGTGAAGTCACTTCAAAACTTTCTTTTCAGATCCAACTCAATTTTGAAAGATGACAAGCACCCTTCTTGCATCTGTAGCCAGATTAGCTTTCCTAATGATGGCATAAGGGCACTCTTTGAGTTAAACATGATTCTAAGATTGCAGTCTTTCTGTCctgtttatataaaataataactgAACAGGTAAATTTCTTCTTGTTTGGACCAACATATTGGTTACTGAGGGTCAACTAATAGTATCTCAAGTTACAGAAGTTTATTACAAAAATTACAGTAGTAAATAGCTAAATGCATTTACTTTTAGCTGGTCCAATAGGATTAAAAGCAAGACTTATCTGCTACACCTGCACCATCATACGTGTAATCAATTGAGCCCATGCAAAAGAAATTTGAAAGTTGATTATGTGACATGTAAGTAAAGACAATTGGAAAGCTAGCCGGTAGTTGGATTGAAAAACGTTTTATATGGTCAACCATAGAACTTCAAAGATGACTACCAAGTACTGGCATGTATATGATCAGAAAGAGCTACAGCTAGCATAGCAAAAGAACCTGAGAGGCATTAACCACAACATCTTAACATTATTTTTCCATTTTGTTTAGTCAATCAAATCCTTTTAACAATTTATCCTTATTAATGCTGAATTGCTTGAGCAATTAATTTCTCTTACATGTCCACGTGTGCAAAAATAACCACTTTAACAGGGGAATCCTATTGTGTCTCCTTAGGTCCTTTAACAGATTCTATGCAACTTTTTAAATTTGAACTGTATCTTCCTAGCAAATTAGAAACATCAAAGCTTCCTCTATTGTTATTATTCAATATTCGTTTACCTTATTTTCTGAATATTAACATGTCCCTTTTTACCAATTATATCTTCTTTATCAGATAAGTCATCAGCTCAAGGTATCATCATTGGTGACCTTTAAAGTTTCCTTCAGTTTAGAATGGTTTTGTTCAATTGCTTTCCAAAATACACCTACTATCTTTTATCATCCTTCTTTACCAGATGCCACATGCTGTAAATAAATCGTTGTCACCGGCACACAATTTTCAAGTGGCATAAACCTATATTTCCTTGCTTGTAAACAAATATAAGGGCAATATGAGGGCTAAAAATGAGGTCCATCTGCCTATGTATCATGCCTATTCTGCAATTATCACACTCAAGCCTTGTGACCACCATTGGCACAAGAAAGCTGTAAGCCACTTAGTCACTCCTTTGCTTTCTCTAGATAGGAAGTTACTAATAGCATTTTCATTCATCAATATTATTCCATCAAGTTCtcacatattttttaaaataaatgtaTTTATCATCTCCGCCTTAATTCAGTAATGCCACATCAACCTGAACACTACTGTAATTGCTCTCTAAATTACATGTATTATGAAAGTTTAAAATCTTGATCAAATAACAGTTTCGTCACCTTGTTGGACTTGGACCAACACAATACATATATACTGACTCGTACTATCTAGTATCactgaataataaaaaa is a window from the Musa acuminata AAA Group cultivar baxijiao chromosome BXJ2-1, Cavendish_Baxijiao_AAA, whole genome shotgun sequence genome containing:
- the LOC135598860 gene encoding BEL1-like homeodomain protein 7 gives rise to the protein MDNAPNLCSRDPGHSQYSEASVFDNLLCHKYSPSVAYTDALANTQPHQNSVEVPIVTTVISQGSILETPNMVTSCIGEHAYDSWKDGKNDILFMQTVGVDGSENLLHDGNSQMNLRRQLGALNRQCLSLQQSDVSTVPSQGLSLSLGTQIIVPSIQCQHTSSDISLFRPHQTTSRNGGSGRDENCENKSTNANNFPYESASLASSILNSKYLKAAQELLDEVVNVQKALKRKSIKSQSLHISAGTTTGKNCSAGEGMSSNPQDSTINSSSELSPSERQDLQNKVTKLLTMLDEIDRRYKQYYHQMQIVVSSFDVVAGFGAAKPYTALSLQTISGHFRCLRDAISREILVTRKSLGEEGNSGSKGVGMSRLRYIDQQLRQQRALQQFGMMQQHAWRPQRGLPESSVSILRAWLFEHFLHPYPNDSEKLMLARQTGLTRSQVSNWFINARVRLWKPMIEDMYKEETGDLEIDSSLENPPKDQDGVHSTGNGENSQNTATERCQVNQLSDLSRSNIMPGMDMAGAGAKDYHMNLKMRSTTEECSYVQDALAHIDGTGRFMAYADLGCGGGGGVSLTLGLQHCDGGLPGSGSQQSFVGMQGGDIYSAAAAIGADTAEYDCVNLGDRPHRFASSQLLHDFVA